A genomic window from Streptomyces sp. HUAS YS2 includes:
- the pgeF gene encoding peptidoglycan editing factor PgeF has product MIGQHDHTSGAHFAFTDRWGGVSAVPYEELNLGGAVGDDPAAVRTNRARAAGALGLDPARVVWMNQVHGADVAVLGADREPGTELPPVDAVVTARPGLVLAVLTADCTPVLLADPVAGIVGAAHAGRPGMVAGVVPAAVEAMTKLGAEPSRMIARTGPAVCGRCYEVPAEMRAEVAAVEPAAWAETSWGTPAVDVTAGVHAQLEALGVRDRRASEVCTRESGDHYSYRRDRTTGRLAGYVWFDG; this is encoded by the coding sequence GTGATAGGGCAGCACGACCACACGAGCGGCGCCCACTTCGCCTTCACCGACCGGTGGGGCGGGGTGAGCGCCGTTCCGTACGAGGAGCTCAACCTCGGCGGAGCGGTGGGGGACGACCCGGCCGCCGTCCGGACCAACCGGGCGCGCGCGGCGGGGGCGCTGGGGCTCGACCCGGCGCGTGTCGTGTGGATGAACCAGGTGCACGGCGCGGACGTCGCGGTCCTCGGCGCCGACCGGGAGCCGGGAACCGAACTCCCCCCGGTCGACGCCGTCGTCACCGCCCGGCCCGGACTCGTCCTCGCGGTCCTGACCGCCGACTGCACCCCGGTCCTGCTGGCCGACCCGGTCGCGGGGATCGTCGGGGCGGCCCACGCGGGTCGGCCCGGGATGGTCGCCGGGGTCGTCCCGGCCGCCGTCGAGGCCATGACGAAGCTCGGCGCCGAACCCTCCCGCATGATCGCCCGCACCGGCCCGGCCGTCTGCGGCCGGTGCTACGAAGTGCCGGCGGAGATGCGGGCCGAGGTCGCCGCGGTCGAACCGGCCGCCTGGGCCGAGACCAGCTGGGGCACCCCGGCGGTCGACGTCACGGCCGGAGTGCACGCCCAGCTGGAAGCGCTGGGGGTACGGGACCGGCGCGCGTCGGAGGTCTGCACCCGGGAGTCGGGCGACCACTACTCGTACCGCAGGGACCGCACCACAGGACGACTCGCGGGATATGTCTGGTTTGACGGATGA
- a CDS encoding YggS family pyridoxal phosphate-dependent enzyme: MTDRKNQLAENLARVEERISAACDAAGRKREDVTLIVVTKTYPASDVRILHELGVRHVAENRDQDAAPKAAACADLDLRWHFVGQLQTNKVRSVVGYADVVQSVDRLKLVSSLSAAAEKAGREVGCLVQVALDAEHGERGERGGVAPDGVEELAGAIDAAPGLRLDGLMTVAPLAGPYAGRQRAAFDRMMDLSTALRATRPAANMVSAGMSADLEEAVAAGATHVRIGTAVLGVRPRLG; the protein is encoded by the coding sequence ATGACGGACCGTAAGAACCAACTCGCCGAGAACCTGGCCCGGGTGGAGGAGCGCATCTCCGCCGCGTGCGACGCGGCCGGCCGCAAGCGGGAGGACGTGACCCTCATCGTGGTCACGAAGACCTACCCCGCGAGCGACGTGAGGATCCTGCACGAACTCGGTGTGCGTCACGTCGCCGAGAACCGGGACCAGGACGCGGCGCCGAAGGCCGCCGCGTGTGCGGATCTGGATCTGCGATGGCACTTCGTGGGCCAGTTGCAGACCAATAAGGTCCGTTCCGTGGTGGGTTATGCGGATGTGGTGCAGTCCGTCGACCGCTTGAAGCTCGTCTCCTCTCTCTCCGCGGCCGCGGAGAAGGCCGGGCGGGAGGTCGGCTGCCTGGTCCAGGTCGCGCTCGACGCCGAGCACGGCGAGCGCGGCGAGCGCGGCGGCGTCGCCCCGGACGGGGTCGAGGAGTTGGCCGGCGCGATCGACGCGGCGCCGGGTCTGCGGCTCGACGGTCTGATGACCGTCGCGCCGCTCGCCGGACCGTACGCGGGGCGGCAACGCGCGGCGTTCGACCGGATGATGGATTTGTCGACTGCCCTGCGCGCGACACGTCCGGCTGCGAACATGGTGTCCGCGGGGATGAGCGCGGATCTCGAAGAGGCCGTCGCGGCCGGAGCGACACACGTGCGCATCGGTACGGCGGTACTCGGAGTCCGCCCCCGGCTCGGGTAA
- a CDS encoding cell division protein SepF, with translation MAGAMRKMAVYLGLVEDDGYDGQGFDPDDDFEPELEPEPERERRHHQPPRQIEREEPVRVVAPPAQREPVHVPAALPAESGRPARIAPVSSITPERPSLEKSAPVIMPKVVSEREPYRITTLHPRTYNEARTIGEHFREGTPVIMNLTEMDDTDAKRLVDFAAGLVFGLHGSIERVTQKVFLLSPANVDVTAEDKARIAEGGFFNQS, from the coding sequence ATGGCCGGCGCAATGCGCAAGATGGCGGTCTACCTCGGCCTCGTGGAGGACGATGGGTACGACGGCCAGGGATTCGATCCCGACGACGATTTCGAACCCGAGCTGGAGCCGGAGCCCGAGCGCGAGCGCCGGCACCACCAGCCTCCCCGCCAGATCGAGCGTGAAGAGCCCGTAAGGGTCGTGGCGCCGCCGGCGCAACGTGAGCCGGTGCACGTGCCCGCCGCGCTCCCCGCCGAAAGCGGACGTCCGGCGCGAATCGCCCCCGTGTCATCCATCACACCAGAACGCCCGAGCCTGGAGAAGAGCGCGCCGGTGATCATGCCCAAGGTCGTGTCCGAGCGGGAGCCCTACCGCATCACCACGCTGCACCCGCGGACGTACAACGAGGCCCGTACCATCGGGGAACACTTCCGTGAGGGCACCCCGGTGATCATGAACCTCACCGAGATGGACGACACCGATGCGAAGCGACTTGTCGACTTTGCTGCCGGACTCGTGTTCGGGCTCCATGGCAGCATTGAGCGCGTGACGCAGAAGGTGTTCCTGTTGTCGCCTGCTAACGTCGATGTCACGGCGGAGGACAAGGCCCGCATCGCAGAGGGCGGATTCTTCAACCAGAGCTGA
- a CDS encoding YggT family protein, whose amino-acid sequence MSVALHVVYIALTCFLVVLIFRLVMDYVFQFARSWQPGKAMVVVLEATYTVTDPPLKLLRRFIPPLRLGGVALDLSFFVLMIIVYILISVVSSAR is encoded by the coding sequence ATGAGCGTGGCACTGCATGTGGTCTACATCGCGCTGACGTGCTTCCTCGTCGTGCTGATCTTCCGGCTGGTCATGGACTACGTCTTCCAGTTCGCCCGTTCATGGCAACCCGGCAAGGCGATGGTGGTCGTTCTTGAGGCCACCTACACTGTCACCGATCCACCGCTCAAGCTTCTGCGGCGGTTCATCCCGCCGCTGCGTCTCGGGGGCGTGGCACTCGACCTGTCCTTCTTCGTTCTGATGATCATCGTCTACATCCTGATCTCCGTGGTGAGCAGCGCGAGGTGA
- a CDS encoding DivIVA domain-containing protein, protein MPLTPEDVRNKQFTTVRLREGYDEDEVDAFLDEVEAELTRLLRENEDLRAKLAAATRAAAQNQQQGMRKPPEPQDRPGPGAPVPAAISGPPVQQQPPMGGPPQLPSGAPQLPAGPSGHGPGPMQGGPMGGPMQGGPMQGGPMQGGPMGAPMGGPMGHPQQQLPQPGQGPGGDSAARVLSLAQQTADQAIAEARSEANKIVGEARSRAEGLERDARAKADALERDAQEKHRVAMGSLESARATLERKVEDLRGFEREYRTRLKSYLESQLRQLETQADDSLAPPRTPATASLPPSPSMASAGAGAPSYGGNGTMGGAPSYGGQQQMSPAMTQPMAPVRPQAPQPMQQAPAPMRGFLIDEDDN, encoded by the coding sequence ATGCCGCTGACCCCTGAGGACGTGCGGAACAAGCAGTTCACGACCGTCCGCCTTCGAGAAGGCTATGACGAGGACGAGGTCGATGCCTTCCTCGACGAGGTCGAAGCCGAACTGACCCGCCTGCTCCGCGAGAACGAGGACCTGCGCGCCAAGCTGGCCGCGGCGACGCGTGCCGCCGCGCAGAACCAGCAGCAGGGGATGCGCAAGCCGCCGGAGCCGCAGGACCGTCCCGGTCCGGGCGCGCCCGTGCCCGCCGCCATATCCGGTCCGCCGGTGCAGCAGCAGCCTCCGATGGGCGGTCCGCCGCAGCTTCCCTCGGGTGCTCCGCAGCTTCCCGCCGGCCCCAGCGGTCACGGCCCCGGCCCCATGCAGGGCGGCCCGATGGGTGGCCCGATGCAGGGTGGCCCCATGCAGGGCGGCCCCATGCAGGGCGGTCCGATGGGCGCGCCGATGGGCGGCCCCATGGGTCACCCGCAGCAGCAGCTGCCGCAGCCCGGTCAGGGCCCCGGCGGCGACAGTGCCGCGCGTGTCCTCTCGCTGGCCCAGCAGACCGCCGACCAGGCGATCGCCGAGGCCCGCTCCGAGGCGAACAAGATCGTCGGCGAGGCGCGCTCCCGCGCCGAGGGCCTGGAGCGGGACGCCCGCGCCAAGGCGGACGCTCTTGAGCGGGACGCGCAGGAGAAGCACCGCGTCGCGATGGGCTCCCTGGAGTCCGCCCGCGCCACGCTGGAGCGCAAGGTCGAGGACCTGCGGGGCTTCGAGCGCGAGTACCGGACGCGTCTGAAGTCGTACCTGGAGTCCCAGCTGCGTCAGCTGGAGACCCAGGCGGACGACTCGCTGGCCCCGCCGCGGACCCCGGCGACCGCGTCGCTGCCGCCGTCCCCGTCGATGGCGTCGGCCGGTGCGGGCGCGCCGTCCTACGGTGGCAACGGCACGATGGGCGGAGCCCCGTCGTACGGCGGCCAGCAGCAGATGTCCCCGGCGATGACCCAGCCGATGGCTCCGGTCCGCCCGCAGGCGCCGCAGCCGATGCAGCAGGCGCCGGCGCCGATGCGCGGCTTCCTGATCGACGAGGACGACAACTGA
- the ileS gene encoding isoleucine--tRNA ligase — translation MTQYRQVPAQVDLPALEHAVLDFWRESKVFAKTLEQSEGRPEWVFYEGPPTANGMPGAHHIEARVFKDVFPRFRTMRGYHVARKAGWDCHGLPVELAVEKELGFSGKKDIEAYGIAAFNEKCRDSVTRHTDAFAELTHRMGYWVDLDDAYRTMDPEYIESVWWSLKEIFDKGLLVQDHRVAPWCPRCGTGLSDHELAQGYETVVDPSVFVRFPLTSGPLAGEAALLVWTTTPWTLVSNTAVAAHPEVTYVVATNGEEKLVVAQPLVEKALGEGWETTGQTFTGAEMERWTYQRPFELVEFPSVSEGTNGHSPAGAHYVVNAEYVTTEDGTGLVHQSPAFGEDDLKVCRAYGLPVVNPVRPDGTFEEDVPLVGGVFFKKADEALTKDLDTRGLLFRHIPYEHSYPHCWRCHTALLYYAQPSWYIRTTAVKDRLLEENEKTNWFPESVKYGRFGDWLTNNIDWALSRNRYWGTPLPIWRCEEGHLTCVGSRAELTELTGTDQSELDPHRPFIDDVTFTCTAEGCSLAAVRVPEVIDAWYDSGSMPFAQWGYPYKNKELFESRYPAQFISEAIDQTRGWFYTLMAVGTLVFDKSSYENVVCLGHILAEDGRKMSKHLGNILQPIPLMDQHGADAVRWFMAAGGSPWSARRVGHGTIQEVVRKTLLTYWNTVAFQALYARTAGWAPSAADPTPADRTVLDRWLLSELNALVEQVTETMEAYDTQRAGKLLSAFVDDLSNWYVRRSRRRFWQGDKAALRTLHEVIETVTRLMAPLTPFITERVWQDLVVPVTPDAPESVHLATWPEADAALIDPTLSEQMTLVRRLVELGRATRAESGVKTRQPLSRALVAATGFAALSEELQAQITEELNVESLASLSEVGGSLVDTTAKANFRALGKRFGKGVQDVAKAVAAADAAALSLALRGGEARLEVNGEQITLTPEEVIITETPREGWSVASDQGATVALDLEITPELRLAGLARDAIRLIQEARKNSGLDVADRIALRWTSDSPETVEALTAHAELIADEVLSTDYATGPADDSYGPPFTDEPLSLTFHLRKA, via the coding sequence ATGACGCAGTACCGCCAGGTGCCCGCCCAGGTCGACCTGCCCGCGCTCGAGCACGCCGTGCTCGATTTCTGGCGCGAGAGCAAGGTCTTCGCCAAGACCCTGGAGCAGTCCGAGGGCCGCCCCGAGTGGGTGTTCTACGAGGGCCCGCCCACCGCGAACGGCATGCCCGGCGCGCACCACATCGAGGCCCGCGTCTTCAAGGACGTCTTCCCGCGCTTCCGCACGATGCGCGGCTACCACGTCGCCCGGAAGGCAGGCTGGGACTGCCACGGCCTGCCGGTCGAGCTCGCCGTCGAGAAGGAGCTCGGCTTCTCCGGCAAGAAGGACATCGAGGCGTACGGCATCGCGGCCTTCAACGAGAAGTGCCGCGACTCGGTGACCCGGCACACGGACGCCTTCGCCGAGCTCACCCACCGGATGGGCTACTGGGTCGACCTGGACGACGCGTACCGGACGATGGACCCCGAGTACATCGAGTCGGTCTGGTGGTCGCTGAAGGAGATCTTCGACAAGGGCCTGCTGGTCCAGGACCACCGCGTCGCCCCGTGGTGCCCGCGCTGCGGCACCGGCCTGTCCGACCACGAGCTGGCGCAGGGCTACGAGACGGTCGTCGACCCGTCCGTCTTCGTCCGCTTCCCGCTGACCTCCGGCCCGCTCGCCGGCGAGGCCGCGCTGCTGGTCTGGACGACGACCCCGTGGACCCTGGTGTCCAACACGGCGGTCGCCGCGCACCCCGAGGTCACGTACGTGGTGGCGACGAACGGCGAGGAGAAGCTCGTCGTCGCGCAGCCGCTGGTCGAGAAGGCGCTCGGCGAGGGCTGGGAGACCACCGGGCAGACGTTCACGGGCGCGGAGATGGAGCGCTGGACGTACCAGCGCCCGTTCGAGCTCGTCGAGTTCCCGAGCGTCAGCGAGGGAACCAATGGGCACAGCCCCGCCGGGGCGCACTACGTCGTCAACGCCGAGTACGTGACGACCGAGGACGGTACGGGCCTGGTCCACCAGTCCCCCGCGTTCGGTGAGGACGACCTCAAGGTCTGCCGCGCGTACGGCCTGCCGGTCGTGAACCCCGTCCGCCCGGACGGCACCTTCGAGGAGGACGTGCCGCTGGTCGGCGGCGTCTTCTTCAAGAAGGCCGACGAGGCGCTCACGAAGGACCTGGACACCCGCGGCCTGCTGTTCCGGCACATCCCGTACGAGCACAGCTACCCGCACTGCTGGCGCTGCCACACGGCGCTGCTGTACTACGCGCAGCCGTCCTGGTACATCAGGACGACCGCGGTGAAGGACCGTCTCCTCGAGGAGAACGAGAAGACGAACTGGTTCCCGGAGTCGGTGAAGTACGGCCGCTTCGGCGACTGGCTGACCAACAACATCGACTGGGCGCTCTCCCGCAACCGCTACTGGGGCACCCCGCTGCCCATCTGGCGCTGCGAGGAGGGTCACCTGACGTGCGTGGGCTCGCGCGCGGAGCTGACCGAGCTGACCGGCACGGACCAGTCCGAGCTGGACCCGCACCGGCCGTTCATCGACGACGTCACGTTCACGTGCACGGCGGAGGGCTGCTCGCTCGCTGCCGTCCGCGTGCCGGAGGTCATCGACGCCTGGTACGACTCGGGCTCGATGCCGTTCGCGCAGTGGGGCTACCCGTACAAGAACAAGGAACTGTTCGAGAGCCGCTACCCGGCGCAGTTCATCAGCGAGGCGATCGACCAGACCCGCGGCTGGTTCTACACGCTGATGGCGGTCGGCACGCTCGTCTTCGACAAGTCGTCGTACGAGAACGTGGTCTGCCTGGGCCACATCCTCGCCGAGGACGGCCGCAAGATGTCCAAGCACCTCGGCAACATCCTGCAGCCGATCCCGCTGATGGACCAGCACGGCGCGGACGCGGTGCGCTGGTTCATGGCGGCCGGCGGCTCGCCGTGGTCGGCGCGACGGGTCGGCCACGGCACGATCCAGGAGGTGGTGCGGAAGACCCTCCTCACCTACTGGAACACGGTCGCCTTCCAGGCGCTGTACGCCCGTACGGCGGGCTGGGCGCCGAGCGCCGCGGACCCGACGCCGGCCGACCGCACGGTCCTGGACCGCTGGCTGCTGAGCGAGCTGAACGCGCTGGTGGAGCAGGTCACGGAGACCATGGAGGCGTACGACACCCAGCGCGCCGGCAAGCTGCTCTCGGCGTTCGTCGACGACCTGTCGAACTGGTACGTGCGGCGCTCGCGCCGCCGCTTCTGGCAGGGCGACAAGGCGGCGCTGCGCACGCTCCACGAGGTCATCGAGACGGTGACCCGCCTGATGGCCCCGCTCACCCCCTTCATCACGGAGCGGGTGTGGCAGGACCTGGTGGTCCCGGTGACGCCGGACGCGCCGGAGTCGGTGCACCTGGCGACGTGGCCGGAGGCGGACGCCGCGCTGATCGACCCGACGCTGTCCGAGCAGATGACGCTGGTCCGCCGCCTGGTCGAGCTGGGCCGGGCGACGCGTGCCGAGTCGGGCGTGAAGACCCGCCAGCCGCTGTCGCGCGCTCTGGTCGCGGCGACGGGCTTCGCGGCGCTGTCGGAGGAGCTCCAGGCCCAGATCACGGAGGAGCTGAACGTCGAATCGCTCGCGTCGCTGAGCGAGGTGGGCGGCTCGCTGGTCGACACGACCGCGAAGGCGAACTTCCGTGCGCTGGGCAAGCGCTTCGGCAAGGGCGTGCAGGACGTGGCGAAGGCGGTCGCGGCGGCGGACGCGGCGGCGCTGTCGCTGGCGCTGCGCGGCGGCGAGGCGCGGCTGGAGGTGAACGGCGAGCAGATCACCCTCACCCCCGAGGAGGTCATCATCACGGAGACCCCGCGGGAGGGCTGGTCGGTCGCCTCCGACCAGGGCGCGACGGTCGCGCTGGACCTGGAGATCACCCCGGAGCTCCGCCTCGCGGGCCTGGCCCGTGACGCGATCCGGCTGATCCAGGAGGCCCGCAAGAACAGCGGCCTGGACGTCGCGGACCGCATCGCCCTGCGGTGGACGTCGGACTCCCCGGAGACGGTCGAGGCCCTGACGGCGCACGCGGAGCTGATCGCCGACGAGGTTCTCTCGACGGACTACGCCACGGGCCCCGCGGACGACTCGTACGGCCCCCCCTTCACGGACGAGCCCCTCTCCCTGACCTTCCACCTCCGCAAGGCATAA
- a CDS encoding TraR/DksA family transcriptional regulator has protein sequence MVAKKTAATATKKAASTSTKKAANAKKVAKETVKKTVAKTAVKKTAAEPATGTAPKNAAERTTKAARSTGAAKTRAATAADKTGARTVAAKKTVHSATATEGVSDAGAVPQARAGELAVRPGEDPWTPAEVAEARAELESEVLRLRSEIHASESALTGLMRDSGDGAGDDQADTGAKNITREHELSLAANAREMLEQTEHALERLDTGTYGLCEVCGKPIGKARMQAFPRATLCVEDKQKQERRG, from the coding sequence ATGGTGGCGAAGAAGACCGCCGCGACCGCCACGAAGAAGGCCGCGAGCACGAGCACGAAGAAGGCCGCGAACGCGAAGAAGGTCGCGAAGGAGACGGTGAAGAAGACCGTGGCGAAGACCGCCGTGAAGAAGACGGCGGCCGAACCCGCGACCGGGACCGCTCCTAAGAACGCGGCCGAGCGGACCACGAAGGCCGCGAGGAGCACGGGCGCGGCGAAGACCAGGGCCGCGACCGCGGCGGACAAGACGGGAGCCAGGACGGTGGCAGCGAAGAAGACCGTGCACAGCGCGACGGCGACGGAGGGCGTGTCCGACGCGGGCGCCGTGCCCCAGGCCCGCGCCGGTGAGCTGGCCGTACGGCCGGGGGAGGACCCCTGGACCCCGGCCGAGGTCGCGGAGGCCCGCGCGGAGCTGGAGAGCGAGGTGCTCCGGCTCCGGTCGGAGATCCACGCCTCCGAGTCCGCGCTCACCGGACTGATGCGCGACTCGGGCGACGGGGCCGGCGACGACCAGGCCGACACCGGCGCCAAGAACATCACCCGCGAGCACGAGCTCTCGCTCGCCGCCAACGCCCGCGAGATGCTGGAGCAGACCGAGCACGCCCTGGAGCGGCTCGACACGGGCACGTACGGCCTGTGCGAGGTCTGCGGCAAGCCCATCGGCAAGGCGAGGATGCAGGCCTTCCCACGGGCCACGCTGTGCGTGGAGGACAAGCAGAAGCAGGAACGCCGAGGCTGA
- the lspA gene encoding signal peptidase II has translation MAEAERIIGTPDSDGADQAEATPDEQPRGRRRIVALLVVALLAYLLDLGSKMLVVAKLEGHEPIRVVGDLLKFEAIRNPGAAFGMGEAFTIIFTCIATVVIFVIVRLARKLYSLPWAIALGLLLGGALGNLTDRIFRAPGVFEGAVVDFIAPAHFAVFNLADSAIVCGGFLIVILSFRGLDPDGTVHKD, from the coding sequence GTGGCAGAGGCGGAGCGCATCATCGGTACGCCGGATTCGGACGGGGCCGACCAGGCCGAGGCGACGCCCGACGAGCAGCCCAGGGGCAGGCGCAGGATCGTCGCGCTCCTCGTGGTCGCGCTGCTCGCGTACCTGCTCGACCTCGGCAGCAAGATGCTGGTCGTGGCGAAGCTGGAGGGGCACGAGCCGATCCGGGTCGTCGGCGACCTGCTGAAGTTCGAGGCCATCCGGAACCCGGGTGCCGCCTTCGGCATGGGTGAGGCCTTCACCATCATCTTCACCTGCATCGCGACGGTCGTGATCTTCGTGATCGTGCGGCTGGCCCGCAAGCTGTACAGCCTGCCGTGGGCGATCGCGCTCGGCCTGCTGCTCGGCGGGGCGCTGGGCAACCTGACCGACCGGATCTTCCGGGCGCCGGGCGTGTTCGAGGGCGCGGTGGTCGACTTCATCGCGCCCGCGCACTTCGCGGTCTTCAACCTCGCGGACTCGGCGATCGTGTGCGGCGGCTTCCTGATCGTGATCCTGTCGTTCCGGGGCCTGGACCCCGACGGCACCGTCCACAAGGACTGA
- a CDS encoding RluA family pseudouridine synthase — protein MSTSPEIRTLPVPDGLEGERVDAAIARMFGFSRTKAAELAASGKVLVDGSVVGKSERVSGGAWLEVEMPGAPAPVQIVAEPVEGMEIVHDDDDIVVIVKPVGVAAHPSPGWTGTTVIGGLAAAGYRISTSGAAERQGIVHRLDVGTSGLMVVAKSERAYTLLKAQFRDRVVDKRYHALVQGHPDPLSGTIDAPIGRHPQHDYKWAVTADGKPSVTHYDLIEAFRAASLLDIKLETGRTHQIRVHMSAHRHPCVGDLTYGADPTLAKRLKLTRQWLHAVRLGFEHPSDGRWVEFESDYPADLQHALDAIAAESA, from the coding sequence GTGAGTACGAGTCCCGAGATCCGCACGCTGCCCGTTCCCGACGGCCTGGAGGGCGAGCGCGTCGACGCCGCCATCGCCCGTATGTTCGGGTTCTCCCGCACGAAGGCGGCCGAGCTCGCCGCCTCCGGGAAAGTCCTGGTCGACGGCTCCGTCGTCGGCAAGTCCGAGCGGGTCAGCGGCGGCGCGTGGCTCGAGGTCGAGATGCCCGGGGCCCCGGCGCCGGTGCAGATCGTGGCCGAGCCCGTCGAGGGCATGGAGATCGTCCACGACGACGACGACATCGTGGTGATCGTGAAGCCGGTCGGCGTCGCCGCCCACCCCAGCCCCGGCTGGACCGGGACGACGGTCATCGGCGGCCTGGCCGCGGCCGGCTACCGCATCTCGACGTCAGGCGCGGCCGAGCGCCAGGGCATCGTGCACCGGCTCGACGTCGGCACCTCCGGCCTCATGGTCGTCGCCAAGTCGGAGCGGGCGTACACGCTGCTCAAGGCGCAGTTCCGGGACCGCGTGGTGGACAAGCGCTACCACGCCCTCGTGCAGGGCCACCCCGACCCGCTGAGCGGCACCATCGACGCGCCGATCGGCCGGCACCCCCAGCACGACTACAAGTGGGCCGTGACCGCCGACGGCAAGCCCTCGGTGACCCACTACGACCTGATCGAGGCGTTCCGGGCGGCCTCGCTGCTCGACATCAAGCTGGAGACCGGCCGCACCCACCAGATCCGGGTGCACATGTCCGCGCACCGGCACCCCTGCGTCGGCGACCTCACCTACGGCGCCGACCCGACGCTGGCGAAGCGGCTCAAGCTGACCCGGCAGTGGCTGCACGCGGTGCGGCTCGGCTTCGAGCACCCGTCGGACGGCCGCTGGGTCGAGTTCGAGAGCGACTACCCGGCCGACCTGCAGCACGCCCTCGACGCGATCGCCGCGGAGAGCGCGTGA
- a CDS encoding GNAT family N-acetyltransferase translates to MSTPEAYEVREAHAHDDRDACFAVRREVFVVEQNVPAEIEYDSYDETAVHVLAVRADGVPLGTGRLLHGEDALGKTGGDASVGSLGRLAVSKAARGLGVGAALVRGIEDAARERGLTAVDLHAQTHALGFYERLGYVAYGPEFPDAGIPHRAMRRVL, encoded by the coding sequence GTGAGCACCCCGGAGGCGTACGAGGTCCGCGAGGCCCACGCGCACGACGACCGGGACGCCTGCTTCGCCGTCCGCCGGGAGGTCTTCGTCGTCGAGCAGAACGTGCCGGCGGAGATCGAGTACGACAGCTACGACGAGACGGCCGTGCACGTGCTGGCCGTCCGCGCGGACGGCGTGCCGCTGGGCACCGGCCGGCTGCTGCACGGCGAGGACGCGCTGGGCAAGACCGGCGGCGACGCGTCCGTCGGCTCGCTCGGCCGGCTCGCCGTCTCGAAGGCGGCGCGCGGTCTCGGCGTCGGCGCGGCGCTGGTCCGGGGCATCGAGGACGCGGCGCGCGAGCGCGGCCTGACCGCCGTCGACCTGCACGCGCAGACCCACGCGCTGGGCTTCTACGAGCGCCTGGGGTACGTGGCGTACGGCCCCGAGTTCCCGGACGCGGGCATTCCGCACCGGGCCATGCGGCGCGTGCTCTGA